In Mycobacterium sp. Aquia_216, a genomic segment contains:
- a CDS encoding SRPBCC family protein: MCLDRAMEGSATVHMAAPANKIWSLISDVRKTGQFSPEVFEAEWLGGATGPAVGAKFRGHVKRNEIGPVYWTTCEVTACEPGREFGFSVFLGDKPVNNWHYRLAPSGAGTDVTESFRLSPAPWLGVYWLFGGFLRQRRNVRDMTKTLNRIKDVVEAG, from the coding sequence ATGTGTTTGGATCGGGCAATGGAAGGTTCGGCGACAGTACATATGGCGGCACCCGCGAACAAGATCTGGAGTCTGATTTCGGATGTCCGCAAGACAGGACAGTTTTCCCCGGAGGTCTTTGAAGCGGAGTGGCTGGGTGGCGCGACCGGCCCGGCTGTCGGTGCCAAATTCCGCGGCCACGTTAAAAGAAACGAGATCGGACCGGTCTATTGGACGACCTGCGAAGTAACCGCATGCGAGCCCGGCCGCGAATTCGGCTTCTCCGTCTTTCTCGGCGACAAGCCGGTCAACAACTGGCACTACCGCTTGGCGCCGTCGGGGGCTGGCACGGATGTGACCGAGTCATTTCGGCTCAGCCCCGCGCCGTGGCTCGGGGTCTACTGGCTGTTTGGCGGCTTTCTGCGCCAACGCCGCAACGTCCGTGATATGACCAAGACGCTCAACCGGATCAAAGATGTGGTCGAGGCGGGCTGA
- a CDS encoding alcohol dehydrogenase has product MATHQAVQIQSPGGSLELAEVESKRPGRDEVRLKVTACGVCGTDRAFANGGFPNMTWPLTLGHEIAGTIAELGEGVEGFAVDDRVAVGWFGGNCARCEPCRRGIFIHCANMKVPSWQYPGGYAQSVTVPANALARIPSELSDVEAAPMGCAGVTTYNALRHTKALPGDRVAILGVGGLGHLAVQFSRAMGFETIAIARGAGKEADARKLGAHHYVDSTSGDVAQALQALGGAAVVLGTAGNSAAMADTVGGLRPQGELITIGVTTEPLPISPVQLITPGVSIVGHPSGTSRDVEDTMHFAVLSGVRPWIEELPLGQAADGYAAMEQGRARYRTILTM; this is encoded by the coding sequence ATGGCGACACATCAAGCGGTCCAAATACAGTCCCCCGGTGGGTCTTTGGAGCTGGCGGAGGTCGAATCTAAACGACCGGGCCGCGACGAGGTACGGCTGAAGGTCACGGCCTGCGGCGTATGCGGCACGGACCGCGCGTTCGCCAACGGCGGCTTCCCGAACATGACGTGGCCGCTCACCCTGGGGCACGAAATCGCTGGAACCATAGCCGAACTCGGCGAGGGTGTCGAAGGCTTCGCGGTGGATGACCGGGTCGCCGTCGGCTGGTTTGGTGGGAACTGCGCCCGCTGCGAGCCATGTCGTCGGGGCATTTTCATCCACTGCGCGAACATGAAGGTTCCGAGCTGGCAGTACCCCGGCGGCTACGCGCAATCGGTGACGGTGCCGGCCAACGCGCTGGCCCGAATTCCGTCCGAGCTGTCCGATGTGGAAGCCGCACCGATGGGCTGCGCCGGCGTCACGACGTACAACGCGTTGCGTCACACCAAGGCGTTGCCCGGTGATCGAGTCGCGATTCTCGGTGTCGGCGGACTCGGCCACCTCGCTGTGCAGTTCTCCCGGGCGATGGGTTTCGAGACCATCGCGATCGCACGCGGCGCCGGAAAAGAAGCCGACGCGCGAAAGCTGGGTGCCCACCACTACGTCGATTCCACCAGTGGTGACGTCGCTCAAGCACTGCAGGCCCTCGGCGGGGCAGCGGTTGTGTTGGGCACCGCCGGCAACTCCGCGGCGATGGCCGACACGGTCGGCGGGTTGCGGCCGCAAGGCGAGTTGATCACCATCGGCGTCACCACGGAACCGCTGCCGATCAGTCCAGTGCAGCTGATCACCCCCGGGGTGAGTATTGTCGGCCATCCCTCCGGCACATCGAGAGACGTCGAAGACACAATGCATTTCGCCGTGCTGTCGGGTGTGCGGCCATGGATCGAGGAGTTGCCGCTAGGGCAGGCCGCCGACGGCTACGCCGCCATGGAGCAAGGGCGAGCGCGCTACCGCACCATCTTGACGATGTGA
- a CDS encoding chorismate mutase, with the protein MPARADISGLTELVDAAAQRLQTAEPVAAFKWNTHAAIEDPGRVEEELTTLGADAVGEHLDPTYVTRVFGDQIDATDAIEYSRFAEWKLNPSSAPAGSPDLSVSRSTIDGLNQTMLTQIVIDWDLLHAPACGSQLDAARAVVIRARRLDNLYQRALSLATQSYCT; encoded by the coding sequence ATGCCCGCGCGAGCCGACATCAGCGGGCTGACCGAGCTGGTCGACGCGGCCGCACAGCGGTTGCAAACTGCGGAGCCGGTGGCCGCCTTCAAATGGAACACGCATGCCGCCATTGAGGATCCGGGCCGCGTGGAAGAAGAACTGACGACGTTGGGTGCCGATGCCGTCGGCGAACACCTCGACCCGACCTACGTCACCCGAGTGTTCGGGGACCAGATCGACGCCACCGACGCCATCGAATACAGCCGCTTCGCGGAGTGGAAACTCAACCCGTCGAGCGCTCCCGCGGGTTCGCCCGACCTGTCGGTGTCACGATCGACGATCGACGGTCTCAACCAGACGATGCTGACCCAGATCGTGATCGACTGGGATCTCCTGCATGCACCGGCGTGCGGCTCGCAGCTCGACGCCGCCAGGGCCGTCGTTATCCGTGCCCGCCGGCTCGACAACCTCTATCAGCGCGCGTTATCGCTGGCCACACAGTCTTATTGCACTTAA
- a CDS encoding TetR/AcrR family transcriptional regulator, which produces MSEEDRPVWRGTSADERVVERKQRLLVASYGIVGRSGAAALTVRAVCATANVGQRYFYESYPDIEALLGAVYDFAVGQLLAAVAARTDAAGERPLRTRVWEGLDAAAGFLLDTPACGRIVFVEALSNEVLRTKAAKTLPAFIETVRQVLDNGVVPDVGAERARMETSALSGALSMVFADWLADPAAISRHALVSYCTDVSLALLALSRPDPLR; this is translated from the coding sequence GTGAGTGAGGAGGATCGTCCGGTGTGGCGTGGGACGTCTGCCGACGAGCGCGTCGTAGAGCGCAAGCAACGGTTGTTGGTGGCGAGTTACGGCATCGTGGGGAGATCGGGGGCGGCTGCGCTGACGGTACGTGCGGTGTGTGCGACCGCGAATGTCGGACAGCGTTACTTCTACGAGAGCTATCCTGATATCGAGGCGCTGTTGGGAGCAGTGTACGACTTCGCTGTTGGTCAGTTGCTGGCCGCGGTCGCAGCGCGCACCGATGCTGCTGGCGAGAGGCCACTGAGGACGCGAGTCTGGGAGGGATTGGACGCTGCAGCGGGTTTCTTATTGGATACGCCGGCATGTGGCCGAATCGTCTTTGTCGAGGCGTTGTCCAATGAGGTGTTGCGCACCAAAGCGGCGAAAACGCTTCCGGCGTTCATCGAGACCGTGCGGCAGGTCCTCGATAATGGTGTTGTCCCCGACGTGGGTGCCGAGCGTGCGCGTATGGAGACCAGCGCGCTCTCCGGCGCGCTTAGCATGGTCTTCGCCGACTGGTTAGCTGATCCTGCCGCGATCTCGCGCCACGCCTTGGTCAGCTATTGCACTGATGTCTCACTGGCCCTCTTGGCGTTGTCGCGTCCAGATCCGCTGCGTTGA
- a CDS encoding limonene-1,2-epoxide hydrolase family protein: protein MIAVDDVVLGLWRALSSRDWNAVASFLAEDCLYVDMPVPALAARGPGDIVKRLKIGLEPLAGYENHDGLLVSNGADVFYEHSETWTFTSGERGVLRFVTVHKVVDGQIAIWKDYWDMNSLVSFAPPNHFESLANTDTSWIFDATGLI from the coding sequence ATGATCGCGGTCGACGATGTCGTACTCGGGTTGTGGCGGGCGCTTTCCAGTCGCGACTGGAATGCGGTTGCGTCGTTCCTCGCCGAGGACTGCCTCTACGTCGACATGCCGGTCCCCGCGTTGGCGGCGCGTGGCCCCGGAGACATCGTGAAACGACTCAAGATCGGACTCGAGCCGCTCGCGGGTTACGAGAACCACGACGGCCTGCTGGTGTCCAACGGCGCCGACGTTTTTTACGAGCACTCCGAAACCTGGACGTTCACCTCAGGGGAACGGGGCGTGTTGAGATTCGTCACGGTACATAAAGTCGTCGATGGCCAGATCGCGATCTGGAAAGACTACTGGGACATGAATAGCCTGGTCAGCTTTGCGCCACCGAATCATTTCGAATCATTGGCAAACACCGACACATCCTGGATTTTTGATGCTACGGGTTTGATCTGA
- a CDS encoding SAM-dependent methyltransferase, with amino-acid sequence MPRTDNDSWDLATSVGATATMVAAARAVATKADNPLIDDPFAEPLVRAVGIEFLARWANGDIAASDVDAADEPWGLQRMADLMGARTRYFDAFFRDAMDAGIRQAVILASGLDARAYRLSWPTGATVFEIDQPEVIQFKTSTLADLGARPTAELRAVPIDLRHDWPTALRENGFDATAPSAWIAEGLLAFLPPDAQDRLLDNITGLSTPESRLAAEIFGTPPDENGEQAPDMVAAAGERWRAHGFDVELADLRYDVERNDVATYLNRHGWQTQVRTLNELFADHGLPEVPPAAGNPAAGAYYCTAIRQP; translated from the coding sequence ATGCCTCGTACAGACAACGATTCGTGGGACCTGGCGACCAGTGTCGGAGCGACCGCCACCATGGTGGCCGCTGCTCGGGCGGTCGCCACGAAGGCCGACAACCCGCTGATCGACGATCCCTTCGCCGAGCCCCTGGTGCGAGCCGTGGGAATCGAATTCCTCGCTCGATGGGCAAACGGCGATATTGCCGCGTCCGACGTCGACGCAGCCGACGAGCCCTGGGGTTTGCAGCGGATGGCCGATCTGATGGGTGCCCGGACGCGGTACTTCGACGCGTTTTTCCGGGACGCGATGGACGCCGGCATCCGCCAGGCCGTCATTCTGGCGTCGGGGCTCGATGCGCGTGCCTACCGGTTGTCTTGGCCGACTGGGGCCACCGTGTTCGAGATCGACCAGCCCGAAGTGATCCAGTTCAAAACCTCCACGTTGGCCGATTTGGGCGCACGGCCGACGGCCGAGCTGCGGGCGGTGCCGATCGATCTGCGGCACGATTGGCCAACAGCCCTGCGCGAAAACGGATTCGATGCCACTGCGCCCAGTGCATGGATCGCCGAGGGCCTACTTGCGTTCCTGCCGCCGGATGCCCAGGATCGTTTGCTGGACAACATCACCGGTCTCAGCACGCCCGAAAGTCGGCTGGCTGCCGAGATTTTCGGTACCCCGCCGGATGAAAACGGTGAGCAAGCGCCGGACATGGTTGCGGCCGCCGGGGAGCGCTGGCGCGCGCACGGGTTCGATGTGGAACTCGCCGACTTGCGCTATGACGTCGAGCGCAACGATGTCGCCACATATCTGAATCGTCACGGCTGGCAGACACAGGTCAGGACGCTGAACGAATTGTTCGCGGACCACGGGCTACCCGAAGTGCCCCCGGCCGCGGGCAACCCGGCCGCCGGTGCCTATTACTGCACCGCGATTCGGCAGCCCTAG
- a CDS encoding SDR family oxidoreductase yields the protein MSGSRNRDVKSVFITGAGSGMGREGVRLFHGNGWRVGAVDRNADGLTALGRELGDERLWTRAVDVTVKADLDGALADFCAGNAGGGLDMMWNNAGIGESGWFEDVPYEATMRVVEVNYKAVLTGAYGALPYLKNSPGSLMFSTSSSSATYGMPRIAVYSSTKHAVKGLTEALSVEWHRHGVRVADVLPGLIDTAILTTTPNHSADGGAPMTADELRATAPKKGTLRLMPANSVAEAAWQAYHNPKRLHWYVPKAIRIIDLLKGLSPEFVRGRITKSLPGLMPKRQ from the coding sequence ATGTCGGGCTCCCGGAACAGGGATGTTAAATCGGTCTTCATCACAGGCGCGGGCAGTGGCATGGGCCGTGAAGGAGTCAGGCTCTTTCACGGCAACGGCTGGCGGGTCGGAGCCGTGGATCGCAATGCTGACGGTCTGACGGCGCTCGGCCGGGAGCTTGGCGACGAGCGCCTATGGACTCGCGCCGTCGACGTCACGGTCAAGGCGGATCTGGACGGCGCCCTGGCCGACTTTTGTGCCGGCAATGCCGGCGGCGGACTGGACATGATGTGGAACAACGCCGGGATCGGCGAATCCGGCTGGTTCGAAGACGTGCCTTACGAAGCCACGATGCGCGTCGTCGAGGTGAACTACAAGGCGGTGCTGACCGGCGCCTACGGCGCACTGCCCTATCTCAAGAACTCTCCCGGCAGCCTGATGTTCTCGACGTCGTCATCGTCGGCCACCTACGGGATGCCGCGGATCGCGGTCTATTCGTCGACCAAGCACGCGGTCAAAGGACTGACCGAGGCGCTGAGCGTGGAATGGCACCGCCACGGTGTGCGGGTCGCCGATGTGCTGCCCGGTCTGATCGACACCGCCATCCTGACGACGACGCCCAACCACTCCGCCGATGGCGGCGCACCGATGACCGCTGACGAGCTGCGCGCCACCGCGCCCAAGAAGGGCACGCTGCGGCTGATGCCGGCGAACAGCGTGGCCGAGGCCGCGTGGCAGGCTTACCACAATCCGAAGCGGCTGCATTGGTACGTGCCGAAGGCCATTCGCATCATCGACCTGCTCAAGGGCCTGAGCCCGGAGTTTGTCCGCGGCCGCATCACCAAATCGCTGCCCGGGCTGATGCCGAAGCGACAGTAA
- a CDS encoding esterase family protein: MTDVSEKIRAWGRRLLVGAAAAVALPGLIGLAGGGATASAFSRPGLPVEYLQVPSAGMGRNIKVQFQSGGDGSPAVYLLDGLRAQDDYNGWDINTPAFEWYYKSGLSIVMPVGGQSSFYTDWYRPACGKAGCSTYKWETFLTSELPAYLSSQRSVKANGSAAVGISMAGASSMNLAIYHPAQFVYAGSLSGYLSPSTGQSWIGLAMGDAGGYKKEDMWGPDSDPAWQRNDPLVNVGQLVANNTRLWVYCGNGTPNELGGGNLPATFLESNFMIGVNKKFQDAYNAAGGHNAVFNFPNYGTHSWEYWGAQLNAMKGDLQTTLGASPGGGG, encoded by the coding sequence ATGACAGACGTGAGCGAGAAGATCCGGGCCTGGGGGCGCCGGCTTTTGGTCGGTGCGGCAGCGGCTGTGGCCCTGCCGGGTCTGATCGGTCTTGCCGGCGGCGGGGCCACCGCGAGTGCATTCTCGCGACCTGGCCTGCCCGTCGAATACCTGCAGGTGCCGTCTGCAGGCATGGGCCGCAATATCAAGGTCCAATTCCAGAGCGGCGGCGACGGCTCGCCCGCGGTGTACCTGCTCGACGGGCTACGGGCCCAAGACGACTACAACGGCTGGGACATCAACACCCCCGCGTTCGAGTGGTATTACAAATCAGGCCTGTCAATAGTCATGCCGGTCGGTGGCCAGTCGAGCTTCTACACCGACTGGTACCGCCCAGCGTGTGGGAAGGCCGGCTGTTCGACGTACAAGTGGGAGACCTTCCTGACCAGCGAGCTGCCCGCGTACCTGTCGTCGCAAAGGAGCGTCAAGGCGAACGGCAGCGCCGCGGTCGGCATCTCGATGGCCGGTGCATCGTCAATGAATCTGGCGATTTACCACCCTGCTCAGTTCGTTTACGCCGGTTCGCTGTCCGGCTACCTCAGCCCGTCCACCGGGCAGAGCTGGATAGGTCTGGCGATGGGCGATGCCGGCGGCTACAAGAAGGAAGACATGTGGGGGCCGGACAGCGACCCCGCATGGCAACGCAACGACCCCTTGGTCAACGTCGGCCAACTCGTTGCCAATAACACCCGGCTCTGGGTTTACTGCGGCAACGGGACTCCGAACGAGCTGGGCGGTGGAAACTTGCCGGCCACGTTCCTGGAGAGCAACTTCATGATCGGTGTCAACAAGAAGTTCCAAGATGCCTACAACGCAGCGGGCGGCCACAACGCCGTGTTCAACTTCCCCAACTACGGAACCCACAGCTGGGAGTACTGGGGAGCCCAGCTCAACGCGATGAAGGGTGACCTGCAGACCACCTTGGGTGCTTCCCCCGGCGGCGGCGGATAA
- a CDS encoding lipoprotein LpqH, producing MHYRSVAVAFALAASVAGCAEPQTTPRAAARLTIDGASHPARPPACSQVQSYRTIDIRDRDGQVEAVVLLSASRAIPQWVKIRNIDGFTGSFWQGGVGEAHVDVNNSAYTITGSAYGINSSNPDKVITTDFKITAEC from the coding sequence GTGCACTACAGGTCGGTCGCGGTCGCGTTTGCCCTAGCCGCCAGCGTCGCGGGCTGTGCGGAACCGCAGACGACGCCGCGAGCCGCCGCGCGCCTGACCATCGACGGAGCCAGCCATCCGGCGCGTCCGCCCGCATGCAGCCAGGTGCAGTCTTACCGGACCATCGATATCCGCGACCGTGACGGCCAGGTTGAAGCGGTGGTGCTGCTCAGCGCTTCTCGGGCCATCCCCCAATGGGTCAAGATCCGCAATATCGACGGCTTCACCGGAAGCTTCTGGCAGGGCGGGGTAGGCGAGGCTCACGTCGACGTGAACAACAGCGCGTACACGATCACCGGCAGCGCCTACGGCATCAACAGCAGCAACCCCGACAAGGTCATCACGACGGACTTCAAGATCACCGCGGAGTGCTGA
- the rpfC gene encoding resuscitation-promoting factor RpfC, with amino-acid sequence MRNLGKPLVKYAVVGGFLAATLGPATAEAGAAPTPNWDAIAQCESGGNWHANTGNGEYGGLQFKPATWAAYGGVGNPAAASREEQIAVANRLFADQGVEPWPKCGAQSGLPIGWYSHPAQGIKEIINGLIQAAIPHG; translated from the coding sequence ATGAGAAACTTGGGGAAGCCTCTCGTGAAGTACGCCGTCGTCGGTGGGTTCCTCGCGGCGACCCTGGGACCGGCGACCGCCGAAGCCGGTGCGGCGCCCACACCCAACTGGGACGCAATAGCGCAGTGCGAGTCCGGCGGTAACTGGCACGCCAACACCGGAAACGGTGAATACGGCGGGCTGCAGTTCAAGCCGGCCACCTGGGCCGCCTACGGCGGTGTCGGCAATCCTGCCGCAGCTTCTCGAGAGGAGCAAATCGCGGTTGCCAACCGGCTTTTCGCAGACCAGGGTGTCGAACCCTGGCCTAAGTGCGGCGCTCAGTCGGGCCTCCCGATCGGGTGGTACTCGCACCCCGCGCAGGGCATTAAGGAAATCATCAACGGCCTCATCCAGGCGGCCATTCCGCACGGATGA
- a CDS encoding oxygenase MpaB family protein, translating into MDVSGRALGCEPAAIGDPASTASDLGAAPGNHAVVWASDPQAPDRGYFGPNSMAWTVLSAPAVTLMIAQITNLLEAPHVDFQSVLIDHDPLFPTNSRRQRGSVLGQGGRFHDRIGRTVAVPLPILFGDRRSAQDCARRLFDYHRPMRGTSADNGASYAATDPATMLFAAVTITHAGLLAYENFAFSGITPPRRLSPALRDQYLAEMVELAVLMGVPRAQAPSNTHELADYYASVSGKFTSRKGWRRAQRRTATALLRPAGLADLRRLVADVSLMGSAVLAAAALPAPSRRLNGIPRIADPFLAICRLLGLPLFAVLQTCVLGRSLRSALIGADNVAAVDQARALALADGNR; encoded by the coding sequence ATGGATGTGTCTGGTAGGGCGCTCGGGTGCGAACCCGCGGCGATCGGTGATCCAGCGTCGACGGCGAGTGATCTCGGTGCCGCTCCTGGCAACCATGCGGTCGTGTGGGCGAGTGACCCACAGGCACCCGACCGCGGGTACTTCGGTCCGAACTCGATGGCGTGGACAGTGCTGAGCGCACCGGCGGTGACCCTGATGATCGCGCAGATCACCAACCTGCTGGAGGCGCCGCACGTGGACTTTCAGTCGGTGCTTATCGATCACGATCCGCTGTTCCCGACGAACTCCAGGCGCCAGCGCGGATCTGTTCTGGGCCAGGGCGGTCGCTTCCATGACCGTATTGGGCGCACCGTCGCGGTGCCGTTGCCGATCCTGTTCGGTGACCGGCGCAGCGCACAGGACTGCGCCCGGAGACTCTTCGACTATCACCGTCCCATGCGGGGTACCAGCGCCGACAACGGTGCGTCTTATGCCGCTACAGATCCGGCCACCATGTTGTTCGCCGCGGTGACCATCACCCACGCCGGACTGCTGGCCTACGAAAATTTTGCATTTTCCGGCATCACCCCGCCCCGCCGGTTGTCGCCCGCTCTGCGCGACCAATATCTGGCCGAGATGGTCGAATTGGCTGTCCTCATGGGGGTTCCGCGCGCACAGGCGCCCTCGAACACGCATGAACTGGCCGACTACTACGCCTCGGTGTCGGGGAAATTCACCTCCCGCAAGGGATGGAGACGGGCGCAGCGCCGCACCGCGACCGCTCTGCTCAGACCTGCCGGCCTGGCCGATCTGCGTCGACTCGTCGCCGACGTGAGCTTGATGGGTTCGGCGGTCTTGGCCGCCGCGGCGCTGCCCGCACCATCACGGCGCCTCAACGGAATTCCCCGGATCGCAGACCCGTTCTTGGCGATCTGCCGGCTGCTCGGCCTGCCCCTGTTCGCGGTGCTGCAGACTTGCGTGCTGGGTCGATCGTTGCGGAGCGCACTTATTGGCGCGGACAACGTCGCTGCCGTGGACCAGGCCCGGGCATTGGCATTGGCGGACGGGAACCGGTGA
- a CDS encoding DUF7159 family protein → MDTVLGLSLTPTTFGWVLAEGHGADGTILDHQETALYADDGVPAVSTAEQVAQQVLRVDAQASASEHHLRVVGVTWNDEAAAQAALLLEALTDAGFDNVVPVRLLEAVETLARAIAPVIGYAQTAVCVLEHEWATVVMVDTHDDETQTVVKHISGGFDGLRSWLTGMFDRNGWRPGGVVVVGADSDIDGFSWQLEKALPVPVFAQTMAQVTVARGAALAAARSTEFTDERLIADTSEPSPAAPPKRPGHLSYAGAVTALAAGAITFVSSLAVAVGIQLAPDAGRAPTKHAAHGPTPQVAEAVTPAVAPPLSAEPSAPGWAATGEPVSRPGTPEEQGTPTEQQLDPNGPQPYLTRVLEHIPGGAGDPTTPSEPPQP, encoded by the coding sequence TTGGACACGGTACTAGGGCTATCACTGACGCCGACCACCTTCGGGTGGGTCCTCGCTGAGGGGCACGGCGCAGACGGCACCATCCTGGACCACCAGGAAACGGCGCTCTACGCCGATGACGGCGTTCCCGCCGTGAGTACCGCCGAGCAGGTCGCACAGCAGGTCTTGCGGGTGGACGCGCAGGCCAGCGCGAGCGAGCATCACCTGCGCGTCGTCGGGGTGACATGGAACGACGAGGCGGCCGCGCAGGCCGCACTGCTGTTGGAAGCATTGACCGATGCCGGGTTCGACAATGTGGTGCCGGTTCGGTTGCTCGAAGCCGTCGAGACCCTGGCGCGGGCGATCGCCCCGGTCATCGGGTACGCGCAGACCGCGGTGTGCGTTCTCGAACACGAGTGGGCGACCGTCGTCATGGTCGACACCCATGACGACGAGACCCAAACGGTCGTCAAGCACATCAGCGGCGGGTTCGACGGGCTGCGATCCTGGTTGACCGGAATGTTTGACCGCAACGGATGGCGCCCGGGCGGCGTGGTTGTCGTCGGCGCGGACAGCGACATCGACGGCTTCTCGTGGCAACTCGAAAAGGCCCTGCCAGTACCGGTTTTCGCGCAGACGATGGCACAGGTGACGGTCGCACGCGGTGCGGCGCTGGCGGCGGCCCGAAGCACCGAGTTCACCGACGAGCGACTGATCGCGGACACCAGCGAACCGTCACCCGCCGCGCCGCCGAAGCGGCCTGGGCACTTGTCCTACGCCGGGGCCGTGACCGCGTTGGCCGCCGGGGCGATCACCTTCGTCTCATCGCTTGCGGTTGCCGTCGGTATTCAGCTCGCCCCCGACGCGGGGCGCGCACCGACGAAGCACGCGGCGCACGGACCGACGCCGCAGGTTGCCGAAGCCGTCACGCCCGCGGTCGCACCGCCACTGTCGGCCGAGCCATCCGCGCCGGGCTGGGCCGCTACCGGTGAGCCGGTTTCGCGGCCCGGCACACCGGAGGAGCAAGGCACCCCGACAGAGCAGCAACTCGACCCGAACGGGCCGCAGCCGTATTTGACGAGAGTGCTCGAACACATACCCGGCGGCGCCGGCGATCCAACGACGCCGAGCGAACCGCCGCAGCCTTAA
- a CDS encoding YceI family protein — MWTLDAADGELLLRTGVKGRAARIGHRLTIAMTRWRATVRWAGADPVTAELTVDTDSFEVVDSQGGVKGLSSPEKALVRSNALSSLEADRFPDIRFTADDIDETEKGYRLTGTLQIRGKQRAHVIDLRTEDLGDSWQISTESTVRQSDYGIKPYSLLMGSVQVADDVTLSFTAVHAKDD; from the coding sequence TTGTGGACTCTCGACGCCGCTGACGGCGAACTGCTTCTTCGTACCGGCGTCAAGGGCCGGGCCGCGCGCATTGGCCATCGCCTGACGATCGCGATGACGCGTTGGCGGGCGACGGTGCGCTGGGCCGGCGCCGATCCCGTTACGGCCGAGCTCACGGTCGACACGGACTCGTTCGAGGTGGTCGACAGCCAGGGTGGCGTCAAGGGCCTCTCGAGCCCCGAGAAAGCGCTGGTGCGCTCGAACGCGTTGAGCTCATTGGAAGCCGACCGCTTCCCCGACATCCGCTTCACCGCCGACGATATCGACGAGACCGAAAAGGGTTACCGGCTCACCGGCACGCTTCAAATTCGCGGAAAACAGCGAGCGCACGTAATCGACTTGCGCACAGAAGATCTCGGCGATTCCTGGCAAATATCCACCGAATCCACGGTCCGCCAGTCCGACTACGGCATCAAGCCGTACTCGCTGCTGATGGGCTCGGTACAGGTCGCCGATGACGTGACGTTGTCTTTTACCGCGGTTCACGCCAAGGACGATTGA
- a CDS encoding dienelactone hydrolase family protein: protein MNPLQRYIADEIATDHVDGLLTRREAMRRLSLLGLGTATATAFLAACSPAEEQSETPKPSSAAERATAPVQPPGMADTLPTSPISWAGSAGQLQGAWAQGVNPKGSVLVIHENKGLNDWVRSVAGRLAGAGYSALAIDLLSAKGGTAAFRDPAEATAALSAIAPEQFTHDMDSGVAELKLRAPGQKVAVVGFCFGGGLVWQLLAAGALGVSAAVPFYGPFPPNPDFTGSKAAVLAIYGALDTRVTGSQATAKAALDRFGQVNEVVVEPNADHAFFNDTGPRYNATAAADAWQRMLDWLNRYLTR from the coding sequence GTGAACCCGCTGCAGCGCTACATCGCCGACGAGATCGCCACCGACCACGTCGACGGCCTGTTGACCAGACGCGAAGCCATGCGTCGACTCTCTCTGCTCGGGTTAGGGACCGCGACAGCGACCGCGTTCCTCGCCGCCTGCTCGCCGGCAGAAGAACAGTCCGAAACTCCCAAGCCCTCGTCGGCTGCCGAAAGGGCAACTGCCCCAGTGCAACCACCCGGTATGGCGGACACGCTGCCCACATCGCCGATCTCGTGGGCCGGGTCAGCGGGTCAGTTGCAGGGGGCGTGGGCGCAGGGCGTCAATCCCAAGGGCAGCGTGCTGGTGATCCACGAGAACAAGGGGCTCAACGACTGGGTGCGATCGGTCGCCGGCCGATTGGCAGGCGCCGGGTATTCGGCGCTCGCCATAGACCTGCTGTCCGCGAAAGGCGGGACAGCCGCGTTCCGGGATCCCGCGGAGGCCACCGCGGCGCTGAGTGCCATCGCGCCGGAACAGTTCACCCACGACATGGACTCCGGTGTCGCGGAGCTAAAGCTTCGTGCACCGGGACAGAAGGTGGCCGTGGTCGGATTTTGCTTCGGCGGGGGACTGGTGTGGCAACTGCTGGCCGCCGGCGCGCTGGGAGTCTCGGCCGCGGTCCCGTTCTATGGACCGTTTCCGCCCAACCCCGACTTCACCGGGTCCAAGGCCGCTGTGCTGGCCATCTATGGCGCCCTGGACACCAGGGTCACCGGCTCACAGGCCACGGCCAAAGCCGCTCTCGATCGGTTCGGGCAGGTCAACGAGGTGGTAGTCGAGCCCAACGCGGATCACGCCTTCTTCAACGACACCGGCCCCCGCTACAACGCCACCGCCGCGGCCGACGCCTGGCAGCGCATGTTGGACTGGTTGAATCGCTACCTCACTCGATGA